One Rhodococcus sp. P1Y DNA window includes the following coding sequences:
- a CDS encoding adenosine deaminase, producing the protein MSTAEVSSIPNSGATPLDLGSIKTAPKALLHDHLDGGLRPQTVLELARECGYDALPADDGPALGEWFRNAADSGSLERYLETFAHTVAVMQTPEGLFRVARECAEDLADDGVVYAEVRFAPEQHLERGLTLDQVVEHVLEGFRAGESAARVNGKRIRVGCLLTAMRHAARSREIAELAVRFRDRGVVGFDIAGAEAGFPPSRHLDAFEYMRAANAHFTIHAGEAFGLPSIQEAVAFCGTDRLGHGVRIIDDISIASDGTPSLGLLAAYVRDTRMPLELCPSSNVQTGAVDSIEKHPFDLLARLRFRVTVNTDNRLMSDTSMTREMHKLVQTFGYGWTDLERFTINAMKSAFIPFDERLELIDDVVKPGYAVLVG; encoded by the coding sequence ATGAGTACTGCCGAAGTATCGTCGATCCCGAACAGCGGCGCGACGCCGCTCGACCTTGGTTCCATCAAGACAGCCCCGAAAGCGCTCCTCCACGACCATCTCGACGGCGGACTTCGGCCGCAGACGGTGCTGGAGCTCGCACGGGAGTGCGGTTACGACGCGTTGCCTGCCGACGACGGGCCGGCGCTCGGTGAGTGGTTTCGCAACGCAGCCGACAGCGGTTCGCTCGAGCGCTACCTCGAGACGTTCGCGCACACGGTTGCGGTGATGCAGACCCCGGAAGGTCTCTTCCGCGTTGCGCGTGAATGTGCGGAAGATCTGGCGGACGACGGTGTTGTGTACGCCGAGGTGCGGTTCGCTCCCGAGCAGCACTTGGAGCGCGGCCTTACGCTCGATCAGGTCGTCGAGCACGTCCTGGAAGGGTTCCGGGCGGGTGAATCGGCGGCGCGCGTGAACGGCAAGCGAATTCGCGTCGGATGCCTGTTGACGGCGATGCGGCATGCGGCTCGGTCACGCGAGATCGCCGAACTCGCCGTACGGTTCCGCGACCGCGGTGTCGTTGGATTCGACATCGCAGGCGCGGAAGCGGGATTTCCTCCCAGTCGGCACCTCGATGCGTTCGAGTACATGCGAGCAGCAAACGCGCACTTCACTATTCACGCCGGCGAAGCCTTCGGGTTACCGTCGATTCAGGAAGCCGTTGCATTCTGCGGCACCGACCGGCTGGGTCACGGTGTGCGGATCATCGACGACATCTCGATTGCGTCCGACGGCACACCATCACTCGGTCTCCTTGCGGCCTACGTCAGGGACACCCGAATGCCGTTGGAGCTGTGCCCCAGTTCCAACGTCCAGACCGGCGCCGTCGACAGCATCGAGAAGCACCCCTTCGACCTCCTCGCGCGCCTGCGTTTCCGCGTCACGGTCAACACGGACAACAGGTTGATGAGCGATACGTCGATGACGCGCGAAATGCACAAGCTGGTTCAGACCTTCGGATACGGCTGGACCGATCTGGAGCGGTTCACGATCAACGCGATGAAGTCTGCGTTCATCCCGTTCGACGAGCGACTCGAATTGATCGACGACGTCGTCAAGCCGGGATACGCGGTTCTCGTCGGCTAG
- a CDS encoding primosomal protein, producing MAGDIIPIELGLTRGDFVTLWAPQWHEGDDEWEAFLGHEDDLYGFEAVAHLAAFIRTDDDNDLVDHPSWKIVVALAANELEPDELHRFDLVGVPELVAEDPDSDILAELAATFEIVQTLGDVCELSTVTSFFAGNPHLGSVGIGVDAYVGKEGQNLWDRIGASVAKSWDDVIDAIDSVVTTPDVDASAVEVAEAELLAAAENEVDVDDVSDEDDDNTEDDNTEDEITEDQRTADPVADAAADANFWTTVGIDPVRIITSEDTYYTLRCYMDDEPIFLGRNGSITVFRSERALARYLADDHDHDLAKVSTYAEVQTAAIDGSLDITVTDDNVYVLPGLADDLAGGPEAVDTDQLDLAVELFTDAADFADDDSVDTALARSTPLGWYVSYTLEPDPNRLAPSAPFDAEAEAWRALEREFEARLRKE from the coding sequence ATGGCTGGCGACATCATCCCGATCGAACTTGGTCTCACCCGCGGCGACTTCGTGACCCTGTGGGCTCCTCAGTGGCACGAAGGCGACGACGAGTGGGAGGCGTTCCTCGGACACGAGGACGACCTGTACGGATTCGAAGCCGTCGCACATCTGGCCGCGTTCATTCGCACCGACGACGACAACGACCTCGTCGACCACCCGTCGTGGAAGATCGTCGTGGCCCTCGCCGCCAACGAACTCGAACCCGACGAACTCCACCGCTTCGACCTCGTCGGTGTGCCGGAACTGGTGGCCGAAGATCCCGACTCGGACATCCTCGCCGAGCTCGCCGCGACCTTCGAGATCGTGCAAACCCTCGGCGACGTATGCGAACTGAGCACTGTCACTTCGTTCTTCGCTGGTAATCCGCATCTCGGATCGGTCGGCATCGGCGTCGACGCGTACGTCGGCAAAGAAGGCCAGAACCTCTGGGACCGGATCGGTGCGTCGGTAGCCAAGAGCTGGGACGACGTCATCGACGCCATCGACTCCGTGGTCACCACACCGGATGTCGACGCCTCCGCCGTCGAGGTCGCCGAAGCAGAACTCCTCGCGGCAGCCGAGAACGAGGTCGACGTCGACGACGTCTCGGACGAAGACGACGACAACACGGAAGACGACAACACGGAAGACGAGATCACCGAAGACCAGCGCACGGCCGATCCCGTCGCCGACGCTGCCGCCGACGCGAACTTCTGGACCACGGTCGGAATCGACCCCGTCCGCATCATCACCTCCGAGGACACCTACTACACGCTGCGTTGCTACATGGACGACGAGCCGATCTTCCTGGGCCGCAACGGCAGTATCACGGTGTTTCGATCGGAACGAGCACTCGCGCGATACCTCGCGGACGACCACGATCACGATCTCGCGAAGGTAAGCACCTACGCAGAGGTGCAGACGGCGGCCATCGACGGATCGCTCGACATCACCGTCACCGACGACAACGTCTACGTGCTGCCCGGGTTGGCCGACGATCTCGCCGGTGGACCGGAAGCCGTCGACACCGATCAGTTGGATCTGGCGGTGGAACTCTTCACCGACGCAGCCGACTTCGCCGATGACGACTCGGTCGACACCGCACTGGCACGTTCGACGCCTCTGGGCTGGTACGTCTCGTACACCCTCGAACCCGACCCGAACAGACTCGCCCCGAGCGCGCCGTTCGATGCTGAAGCCGAGGCGTGGCGAGCACTCGAGCGTGAGTTCGAGGCCCGCCTCCGCAAGGAGTGA
- a CDS encoding YbaB/EbfC family nucleoid-associated protein gives MNDKLDSIVERADRALATMHDASETLSALRVMRRSVDGLVTVLVDGTGAMIDLELEPDLSRTSVRHLEAAIVATASEAATEALRQRARILEQMQSSLSGT, from the coding sequence GTGAACGACAAACTCGACTCCATTGTCGAGCGCGCCGATCGCGCACTGGCAACAATGCACGACGCCTCCGAGACACTGTCGGCGCTACGAGTGATGCGGAGATCGGTGGACGGGCTCGTCACTGTGCTGGTCGACGGAACAGGGGCGATGATCGATCTCGAACTGGAACCTGATCTGTCCCGCACGTCGGTTCGACACCTCGAGGCCGCCATCGTCGCCACTGCATCCGAGGCTGCGACCGAGGCGCTGCGACAGCGTGCGCGCATCCTGGAGCAGATGCAAAGTTCGCTCTCAGGCACCTGA